From one Rubrobacter xylanophilus genomic stretch:
- the sucD gene encoding succinate--CoA ligase subunit alpha translates to MAILADENTRLLVQGITGREGAFHTRRMLKSGTRVVAGVTPGKGGQSFEGVPVFDTVSRAVEETGANTSIIFVPAPFAADAVYEALDAGIEVVCCITEGVPVHDMMRVTDYLRMRDATLIGPNCPGIFSPGKANVSIMPADIFSPGGVGVVSRSGTLTYQIVNELTQIGLGQSTAVGIGGDPIIGTDFIEVLKKFEADPETECVVMIGEIGGNAEQRAAEYIKAKMETPVVAYIAGFTAPEGKTMGHAGAIVSGGETTAQAKSEALRRAGIRAAENPSEVARLVAEALGHESP, encoded by the coding sequence ATGGCGATACTCGCAGACGAGAACACCCGCCTTCTGGTCCAGGGCATAACCGGCCGCGAGGGGGCCTTCCACACCCGCAGGATGCTCAAGAGCGGCACGCGGGTGGTCGCCGGGGTGACCCCGGGCAAGGGTGGGCAGAGCTTCGAGGGGGTGCCCGTCTTCGACACCGTCTCCCGGGCGGTGGAGGAGACCGGGGCCAACACCAGCATCATCTTCGTCCCGGCCCCCTTCGCCGCCGACGCGGTCTACGAGGCGCTGGACGCCGGGATAGAGGTGGTGTGCTGCATCACCGAGGGGGTTCCGGTGCACGACATGATGCGGGTCACCGACTACCTGCGGATGCGGGACGCCACCCTCATCGGGCCCAACTGTCCCGGCATCTTCTCCCCTGGCAAGGCGAACGTCTCCATCATGCCCGCCGACATCTTCTCCCCCGGAGGCGTGGGGGTGGTGAGCCGCAGCGGGACGCTCACCTACCAGATCGTCAACGAGCTCACCCAGATCGGGCTCGGCCAGAGCACCGCGGTGGGCATCGGGGGCGACCCGATCATCGGGACGGACTTCATCGAGGTACTCAAGAAGTTCGAGGCCGACCCCGAGACCGAGTGCGTGGTGATGATCGGGGAGATCGGGGGCAACGCCGAGCAGCGGGCAGCGGAATACATAAAGGCGAAGATGGAGACGCCGGTGGTGGCCTACATCGCGGGCTTCACCGCCCCGGAGGGGAAGACGATGGGCCACGCCGGGGCGATCGTTTCGGGCGGGGAGACGACCGCCCAGGCCAAGAGCGAGGCGCTGCGCCGGGCGGGCATCCGGGCGGCGGAGAACCCCTCGGAGGTGGCGCGGCTGGTGGCCGAGGCGCTGGGCCACGAGTCGCCGTAG
- a CDS encoding TrkH family potassium uptake protein, whose protein sequence is MHPRVIASVLGAVVAATGAAMLIPAAFSYLISDGHWLSFALPAVAALLAGGMVFALSRGRPSAYVSIRDVFLMVVLGWISVAAAGSLPFYASGLMSPVEAFFNAMAGFTTTGVSTTEELSPSLLLWRSMSQWFGGIGIVVLFVAVAPLVGFGAAQLYSAEAATPLAERLTPRIRDTAKVLTYIYVSLTVVLAAALLAAGMGPFDAANHALTTVATGGYSTRQGSIAAFDSIAVELVLVAGMIFSGTNFALYFQVVRGRFREALTNAEYLAYLTLILSATAIMTVSLYAFDYQQSPLTALRLALFQSASLTTGTGFSTADWDSWDPLSQALLMVLMGIGGCAGSTSGGLKVVRALLLTKNAFQDAFRMVHPRAVTALKLGRRVVPERLRASLMGFFFVYVATLVAGTLLMALHQVPLGAAFGSAFACLNITGTAPGAPGDPTFYAELPATAKLMLSLLMLLGRLELFTVLVILTPAFWRG, encoded by the coding sequence TTGCACCCTAGGGTCATAGCCAGCGTCCTCGGGGCCGTGGTGGCCGCGACCGGGGCGGCCATGCTGATCCCGGCGGCCTTCTCCTACCTGATCTCGGACGGCCACTGGCTCTCCTTCGCGCTCCCGGCGGTGGCGGCTCTGCTCGCGGGCGGGATGGTCTTCGCCCTCTCCCGCGGGCGCCCCAGCGCCTACGTCTCCATCCGCGACGTGTTCCTGATGGTGGTGCTCGGCTGGATCTCGGTGGCCGCGGCGGGGTCGCTGCCGTTCTACGCCTCGGGGCTCATGTCCCCGGTGGAGGCGTTCTTCAACGCCATGGCCGGCTTCACCACCACCGGCGTCTCCACGACGGAGGAGCTCTCGCCCTCCTTACTGCTCTGGAGGAGCATGAGCCAGTGGTTCGGCGGGATCGGAATCGTCGTGCTCTTCGTCGCCGTCGCGCCGCTCGTGGGCTTCGGAGCCGCCCAGCTCTACTCGGCCGAGGCCGCAACTCCCCTCGCCGAGCGCCTGACGCCCCGCATCCGGGACACGGCCAAGGTGCTCACCTACATCTATGTGTCGCTCACCGTGGTGCTCGCCGCGGCGCTGCTCGCAGCGGGCATGGGACCGTTCGACGCCGCAAACCACGCGCTCACCACCGTGGCCACCGGCGGCTACTCCACCCGCCAAGGATCCATCGCAGCCTTCGACTCGATAGCCGTGGAGCTGGTGCTCGTGGCCGGCATGATCTTCTCCGGGACGAACTTCGCCCTGTATTTTCAGGTGGTGCGGGGCCGTTTCAGGGAGGCGCTGACCAACGCCGAATACCTGGCGTATCTGACCCTGATCCTCTCCGCCACCGCCATCATGACCGTCTCTCTTTACGCCTTCGACTACCAGCAATCACCCCTCACGGCCCTCCGGCTGGCGCTCTTCCAGAGCGCCAGCCTCACCACCGGCACCGGCTTCAGCACAGCGGACTGGGACTCGTGGGATCCCCTCTCGCAGGCCCTGCTGATGGTGCTCATGGGCATAGGGGGCTGCGCGGGCTCGACATCGGGCGGCCTGAAGGTGGTGCGGGCCCTCCTGCTCACGAAGAACGCCTTCCAGGACGCCTTCCGGATGGTCCACCCGCGGGCCGTGACCGCCCTGAAGCTCGGTCGGAGGGTCGTCCCCGAGCGGCTGCGTGCGAGCCTGATGGGCTTCTTCTTCGTCTACGTGGCGACGCTGGTGGCCGGGACCCTGCTCATGGCGCTCCACCAGGTGCCGCTGGGCGCGGCCTTCGGCTCGGCCTTCGCCTGCCTGAACATCACCGGCACGGCGCCGGGGGCCCCCGGCGATCCTACCTTCTACGCGGAGCTCCCCGCCACGGCGAAGCTGATGCTGAGCCTGCTCATGCTGCTGGGAAGGCTCGAGCTGTTCACCGTGCTGGTGATTCTCACCCCCGCCTTCTGGCGGGGCTAG
- the rocF gene encoding arginase, with product MPERPPVAILGVPMDLGQDRRGVDMGPSAIRYARLQPVLEELGYRVSDLGNVEVPIPEVASGGGGKAWRLRAVREVCLQVARRAAGAAREGMLPVFLGGDHSVSIGTVAGVRTAGRTGVLWVDAHADFNTPETSPSGNIHGMPLAALTGRGHPDLVGVGGEGASVRPEDVVLVGLRSVDREEKDLLREAGVRVYTMKDIDAYGVAAVVRRALDHLSPLPRLHLSLDLDVVDPEVAPGVGTPVRGGLTYREAHLLMELVSEAGGVTSLDVVEVNPILDSRNRTAELAVELVASLMGRQILELPRRPL from the coding sequence ATGCCTGAGCGGCCGCCGGTGGCCATCCTCGGGGTCCCCATGGATCTCGGACAGGACCGCCGGGGGGTGGACATGGGACCGAGCGCGATCCGCTACGCCCGGCTGCAGCCCGTGCTGGAGGAACTCGGCTACCGCGTCTCCGATCTCGGCAACGTGGAGGTGCCGATCCCCGAGGTCGCCTCCGGAGGCGGCGGCAAGGCCTGGCGGCTGCGGGCCGTGAGGGAGGTCTGCCTGCAGGTGGCCCGGCGGGCTGCGGGGGCGGCCCGAGAAGGGATGCTGCCCGTTTTCCTGGGCGGGGATCACTCCGTCTCCATCGGGACCGTGGCCGGGGTCCGCACGGCGGGCCGGACGGGGGTGCTGTGGGTGGACGCCCACGCGGACTTCAACACCCCGGAGACCTCGCCCTCCGGAAACATCCACGGGATGCCGCTCGCCGCCCTCACCGGCCGGGGGCATCCGGATCTCGTGGGCGTCGGGGGGGAGGGGGCGAGCGTGCGCCCGGAAGACGTGGTGCTCGTGGGGCTCAGGTCGGTGGACCGGGAGGAGAAGGATCTCCTGCGGGAGGCCGGGGTAAGGGTGTACACCATGAAGGACATCGACGCCTACGGCGTCGCCGCCGTGGTCCGGCGGGCGCTCGATCATCTCTCCCCGCTGCCGCGGCTGCACCTCTCACTCGACCTCGACGTCGTAGATCCGGAGGTCGCCCCCGGGGTGGGGACACCGGTGCGCGGCGGCCTCACCTACCGGGAGGCCCACCTCCTCATGGAGCTCGTCAGCGAGGCCGGGGGCGTGACCTCGCTGGACGTCGTGGAGGTCAACCCCATACTCGACAGCCGCAACAGGACCGCGGAGCTCGCCGTCGAGCTGGTCGCCAGCCTGATGGGGCGCCAGATCCTCGAGCTCCCCCGCCGGCCGCTCTAG
- a CDS encoding helix-turn-helix domain-containing protein: MSEKRARGVGELAGEDAIRRVGERVRRLRRERGLTLEGLAGRCGVSRAMISKVERGEKVPTLVVAARLAEGLGVSLSELAGEREHREVVVVRREERMVMRDPRTGFERQLLSPGFGGRGVEFIRNVVPEGSTSGEFPPHRSGVEEYLVVERGRLRAVLGGAEYLLEEGDALYFAADLPHRFDNAGEGECSYYLVIDSRGAQAAGASGRSP; the protein is encoded by the coding sequence ATGAGCGAGAAGCGTGCAAGAGGGGTTGGTGAGCTGGCTGGGGAGGATGCCATCCGGCGGGTTGGGGAGCGGGTTCGGAGGCTCCGGCGAGAGAGGGGTCTTACGCTGGAGGGGTTGGCGGGGCGGTGTGGGGTTAGTCGCGCCATGATCTCCAAGGTCGAGCGGGGGGAGAAGGTGCCCACGCTGGTCGTTGCGGCGCGGCTGGCCGAGGGGCTGGGGGTGAGCCTTTCGGAGCTTGCCGGGGAGCGGGAGCACCGGGAGGTCGTGGTCGTACGGCGCGAGGAGCGGATGGTCATGCGAGATCCGAGGACCGGTTTCGAGCGCCAGCTGCTCTCTCCGGGCTTCGGCGGGCGGGGGGTGGAGTTCATCCGCAACGTCGTTCCCGAGGGTTCCACCTCCGGGGAGTTCCCGCCCCATCGGAGCGGGGTGGAGGAGTATCTGGTTGTGGAGCGGGGCAGGTTGCGGGCGGTGCTCGGGGGTGCGGAGTATCTCCTCGAGGAGGGGGACGCCCTGTACTTCGCCGCCGACTTGCCCCACCGCTTCGACAACGCCGGGGAGGGGGAGTGCAGCTACTACCTCGTCATAGACTCCCGGGGTGCTCAGGCGGCCGGGGCGTCGGGGCGCAGCCCGTAG
- a CDS encoding RNA polymerase sigma factor: MRERTNEEWLAALRGPEREEAVADLRALIVRGLKAAFGGRVRGLETTTEDFAQDALIRVLGNLDSFRGESRFTTWAQKVAIRVAYTELRRRRWQDVSLQEIAEPATLADRTPTPERETARKTMVETLQHFISEELTERQRAALVAVMFEEMPLEEVARRMETNRNALYKLLHDARKKLKKRIEAEGLSPRDVLEALGEE; the protein is encoded by the coding sequence ATGAGGGAACGCACCAACGAAGAGTGGCTCGCCGCACTGCGCGGACCGGAGCGGGAAGAGGCCGTAGCAGACCTGCGCGCGCTCATCGTACGCGGTTTGAAGGCCGCCTTCGGCGGCCGGGTGCGCGGCCTGGAGACGACCACCGAGGACTTTGCGCAGGACGCCCTCATCCGGGTGCTGGGCAACCTGGACTCCTTCCGCGGCGAGAGCCGCTTCACCACCTGGGCTCAGAAGGTGGCGATCCGGGTAGCCTACACCGAGCTGAGACGCAGGCGCTGGCAGGACGTATCCTTGCAGGAGATCGCCGAGCCCGCGACACTCGCCGACCGGACTCCCACGCCGGAGAGGGAGACGGCGAGGAAGACGATGGTAGAGACCCTGCAGCACTTCATCTCTGAAGAGCTCACGGAGCGGCAGCGGGCGGCGCTGGTGGCGGTGATGTTCGAGGAGATGCCCCTGGAGGAGGTGGCACGACGCATGGAGACGAACCGCAACGCCCTCTACAAGCTGCTGCACGACGCCCGCAAGAAGCTGAAGAAGCGGATAGAGGCCGAGGGGCTCTCGCCCCGGGACGTGCTGGAGGCGCTGGGTGAAGAGTAA
- a CDS encoding DsrE family protein gives MAKVGIVVLADTETHGDLGRIANALTAARELKEAGEEVAVVFDGAGTKWVPELANQDHRLHGDYEEIKDSIAGACDYCAGAFGVKEKIKKTDVPLLKEYSGHPSLQRLVSGGYQVITF, from the coding sequence TTGGCTAAGGTAGGAATAGTCGTTCTGGCGGACACCGAGACACACGGTGACCTGGGGCGGATAGCGAACGCCCTGACCGCGGCCAGGGAGCTCAAGGAGGCCGGTGAGGAGGTCGCGGTCGTCTTCGACGGAGCCGGTACCAAGTGGGTTCCCGAGCTCGCCAACCAGGACCACCGGCTTCACGGAGACTACGAGGAGATCAAAGACTCCATCGCCGGCGCCTGTGACTACTGCGCGGGGGCCTTCGGCGTAAAGGAGAAAATAAAGAAGACCGACGTACCCCTGCTAAAGGAATACTCCGGGCATCCCAGTCTGCAGAGGCTCGTCTCCGGAGGATACCAGGTGATCACCTTCTGA
- the ggt gene encoding gamma-glutamyltransferase, giving the protein METYGTPRAFAAAAGTPYAAEAAAEIYRSGGNAVDAAVAAAAAVGVTEPLMSSIGGGGFALVRTPGGAVEVVDFFDVMPGKGLPPSAFGAGGRPHTVLLDYGAGVSSIVGGPSVAVPGAVRGWEELLKRHGRLTLRETLAPAVRLAREGFRLCRTSALWFRVAREVLALTEETRRNFYRDGRVYEEGEKMCFPELADTLEAIGEEGADLFYEGELGRKISAYVRKMGGLITERDLAEYRPEVRSPLTVGYRDGEIHTNGPPSAGGATLAQMLRIVAGYDLSALPEEEYVRVVAGAMRLALLDREERYADGSRNAEVVGKLLGEEHIASQRKKLFGPHTTHLSCADAEGYAVAITASMGYGSGLVVPGTGIPLNNVLGEPELNPGGFHALSPGERPVSSMSPTIVSSAREGVIALGSPGATRIPTAILQTILNVVDLGMPLGSAVLTPRFHAEGDLFAYEAGARTADLDAYGRVLVYEEPSMYFGGVNAVRRTPEGTFEAAADPRRSGGAAYA; this is encoded by the coding sequence ATGGAGACCTACGGGACGCCCCGCGCCTTCGCGGCGGCCGCCGGCACCCCGTACGCCGCCGAGGCCGCGGCGGAGATCTACCGGTCCGGGGGCAACGCCGTCGACGCCGCGGTGGCCGCTGCCGCGGCGGTGGGGGTTACCGAGCCACTCATGAGCTCCATCGGGGGCGGAGGTTTTGCGCTGGTGCGCACCCCGGGCGGGGCGGTGGAGGTCGTGGACTTCTTCGACGTGATGCCGGGCAAGGGGCTTCCCCCTTCGGCGTTCGGCGCGGGGGGCAGACCGCACACCGTGCTCCTGGATTACGGGGCCGGGGTAAGCTCCATCGTCGGAGGTCCCTCGGTGGCCGTGCCGGGGGCGGTGCGGGGCTGGGAGGAGCTCCTGAAGCGGCACGGGAGGCTCACCCTCCGGGAGACGCTTGCTCCGGCGGTGCGGCTGGCCAGGGAGGGTTTCCGGCTGTGCAGGACCAGCGCCTTGTGGTTCCGGGTGGCCCGGGAGGTGCTCGCGCTCACAGAAGAGACCCGCAGGAACTTCTACCGCGACGGCCGGGTCTACGAGGAAGGGGAGAAGATGTGCTTCCCCGAGCTGGCGGACACGCTGGAGGCCATAGGCGAGGAGGGGGCCGACCTCTTCTACGAGGGCGAGCTGGGGCGGAAGATCTCGGCTTACGTCCGCAAGATGGGAGGCCTCATAACCGAGCGGGATCTCGCCGAGTACAGGCCCGAGGTCCGGTCCCCCCTTACCGTCGGCTACCGGGACGGCGAGATCCACACCAACGGACCGCCCTCCGCCGGAGGGGCCACGCTCGCCCAGATGCTCAGGATCGTGGCCGGCTACGACCTCTCCGCGCTCCCGGAGGAGGAGTACGTGCGGGTGGTGGCCGGGGCCATGCGGCTCGCGCTGCTCGATCGTGAGGAGCGCTACGCCGACGGCTCCCGCAACGCGGAGGTGGTCGGGAAGCTCCTCGGGGAGGAGCACATCGCGTCCCAGAGGAAGAAGCTCTTCGGTCCCCACACCACCCACCTCTCGTGCGCCGACGCCGAGGGCTACGCCGTCGCCATCACCGCCAGCATGGGCTACGGTTCGGGGCTCGTCGTCCCCGGCACGGGCATCCCGCTCAACAACGTGCTCGGCGAGCCGGAGCTCAACCCCGGGGGCTTCCATGCGCTCTCCCCCGGAGAGCGGCCGGTCTCCAGCATGAGTCCCACCATCGTCTCCTCGGCCCGGGAGGGCGTCATCGCGCTCGGCTCGCCGGGGGCGACCCGGATCCCCACGGCCATCCTGCAGACCATCCTGAACGTCGTCGACCTCGGGATGCCGCTCGGGAGCGCGGTTCTGACCCCCCGGTTCCATGCCGAGGGGGATCTGTTCGCCTACGAGGCCGGGGCCCGCACCGCCGACCTCGACGCCTACGGGCGGGTGCTCGTCTACGAGGAACCCTCGATGTACTTCGGGGGGGTAAACGCCGTCCGGCGGACTCCTGAGGGGACCTTCGAGGCGGCGGCCGATCCCCGGCGCTCCGGAGGGGCCGCGTATGCCTGA
- the trkA gene encoding Trk system potassium transporter TrkA translates to MRTVILGAGEVGFNTARMLSREGHQVILVEQDESLVEQVSEQLDALVIQGNGASPRVLSEAGIDDADLLVAATNSDEANIIGCLLAKTQGVRLTVARLHNPDYYDPEEPFAQETLGIDFVIHTEQMAAKTIRTVLLVPGAVNLDTFAGERVAAAEVILEKGSPVVGRALRDVRLPAETLIVGIVREGEALVPRGDTVLEERDHILLVTARPVSEAVRAVGADTAPVREVVIYGGGRIGLRLALALEEAGMDVKVIERDERRARYVASQLRKGFVLHADALSEDFLLQERVDQADAFVAVTRDDRANLLAAMYARRLGARRTIAGISQGEFAPLADALGVDLTISPRLLAAEAILRFVRRGEVVNVALLESGAQMIELRVPQGCRISGRPLAEVDFPEGAIIGAVIRNGEVLIPTGRDALEPGDDVIVFAVERAVERVERLFAP, encoded by the coding sequence ATGCGCACCGTCATACTCGGCGCCGGCGAGGTGGGCTTCAACACCGCCCGGATGCTCTCGCGAGAGGGGCACCAGGTGATCCTGGTGGAGCAGGACGAATCTCTCGTGGAACAGGTCTCAGAGCAGCTCGACGCGCTGGTCATCCAGGGCAACGGCGCCAGTCCCCGGGTACTCTCGGAGGCGGGCATAGACGACGCCGACCTGCTGGTGGCGGCCACAAACTCCGACGAGGCGAACATCATAGGCTGCCTGCTGGCCAAGACCCAGGGCGTGCGGCTCACGGTCGCCCGCCTCCACAACCCCGACTACTACGACCCGGAGGAGCCCTTCGCCCAGGAGACGCTCGGCATAGACTTCGTCATCCACACCGAACAGATGGCCGCGAAGACAATCCGGACCGTCCTTCTGGTGCCGGGGGCGGTCAACCTGGACACCTTCGCCGGGGAGAGGGTGGCCGCGGCGGAGGTCATCCTGGAGAAAGGCTCGCCCGTGGTGGGCCGGGCGCTGCGCGACGTGAGGCTTCCTGCGGAGACCCTCATCGTCGGGATAGTCCGGGAGGGCGAGGCTCTCGTTCCGCGCGGGGACACGGTGCTCGAAGAGCGGGACCACATCCTCCTCGTGACCGCCCGCCCTGTCTCGGAGGCCGTGAGAGCCGTCGGCGCCGACACCGCCCCGGTGAGGGAGGTCGTGATCTACGGCGGCGGGAGGATCGGGCTGCGGCTGGCGCTCGCGCTGGAAGAGGCCGGGATGGACGTCAAGGTCATAGAGCGCGACGAGCGTCGGGCGCGGTACGTGGCCTCGCAGCTGCGCAAGGGCTTCGTGCTCCACGCCGACGCCCTCTCGGAGGACTTCCTGCTGCAGGAGCGGGTGGACCAGGCCGACGCTTTCGTCGCGGTGACCCGCGACGACCGGGCGAACCTTCTGGCGGCGATGTACGCCCGCAGGCTGGGAGCCCGGCGGACGATCGCGGGGATCAGCCAGGGCGAGTTCGCCCCGCTGGCCGACGCCCTGGGGGTGGACCTGACGATCTCCCCGCGGCTGCTGGCCGCGGAGGCCATCCTGCGCTTCGTGCGCCGGGGCGAGGTGGTGAACGTCGCCCTGCTGGAGAGCGGGGCGCAGATGATAGAGCTGCGGGTGCCTCAGGGGTGCAGGATCTCCGGCCGGCCGCTCGCCGAGGTGGACTTCCCCGAGGGGGCGATCATCGGGGCGGTGATCCGGAACGGGGAGGTACTCATCCCCACCGGCCGGGACGCCCTGGAGCCGGGGGACGACGTGATCGTCTTTGCCGTCGAGCGTGCCGTGGAGAGGGTCGAGAGGCTCTTTGCACCCTAG
- a CDS encoding nicotinate phosphoribosyltransferase, translated as MSNRRFNSATDEEIRNAEVADSYFHRTMRILRAKGLENTPVHAEVAYKTSDPDEWFVVAGLDEVANLLSGLDVEARAVPEGTICGPHEPILTISGPYGAFAEHETAILGFLCQASGVATGAARCRLAAGEKPVISFGARRMHPAITPMIERSAYLGGCDRVAVDLAVQRMGIPATGTLPHALVLILGSTAEAAKAFDEVIEPEVPRTILIDTFDDEKFGALLAARAIPDSIYAVRLDTPGNRRGDFRDLMKEVRWELDRHGYEHVKIFASGGIDVDYILYLNDVCDAYGVGGAIADAPMIDYSLDIVEVNGEDRSKRGKRGGRKRLLLMPDGSHRVIPADAPVPEGARDLLQPLDPDAPVQEARERVLQQLASGRYRL; from the coding sequence ATGAGCAACAGGAGGTTCAACTCGGCCACCGACGAGGAGATCCGCAATGCAGAGGTGGCGGACTCCTACTTCCACCGCACGATGCGCATACTGCGGGCGAAGGGGCTCGAGAACACCCCGGTGCACGCCGAGGTGGCGTACAAGACCTCCGACCCGGACGAGTGGTTCGTGGTCGCCGGGCTGGACGAGGTGGCCAACCTGCTCTCCGGGCTCGACGTGGAGGCCCGGGCGGTACCGGAGGGCACCATCTGCGGGCCACACGAGCCGATCCTTACCATCTCCGGCCCCTACGGGGCCTTCGCCGAGCACGAGACGGCCATCCTGGGCTTTCTGTGCCAGGCCTCCGGGGTGGCGACCGGGGCGGCGCGCTGCCGGCTCGCCGCCGGGGAGAAGCCCGTGATCTCCTTCGGGGCCAGGAGGATGCACCCGGCGATAACCCCCATGATCGAACGCTCCGCCTACCTCGGCGGCTGCGACCGGGTGGCGGTGGACCTCGCCGTCCAGCGGATGGGCATCCCGGCCACCGGCACCCTCCCCCACGCGCTGGTCCTGATCCTGGGCTCCACCGCCGAGGCGGCGAAGGCCTTCGACGAGGTGATAGAGCCCGAGGTGCCCCGGACGATCCTGATAGACACCTTCGACGACGAGAAGTTCGGCGCGCTGCTGGCGGCGCGGGCGATACCGGACTCGATCTACGCCGTGCGGCTGGACACCCCGGGCAACCGCCGCGGCGACTTCCGCGACCTGATGAAGGAGGTGCGCTGGGAGCTGGACCGCCACGGCTACGAACACGTGAAGATCTTCGCCTCCGGCGGTATAGACGTGGACTACATCCTCTACCTGAACGACGTGTGCGACGCCTACGGGGTGGGAGGCGCGATCGCGGACGCCCCCATGATCGACTACTCGCTGGATATCGTGGAGGTGAACGGCGAGGACCGCTCCAAACGGGGCAAGCGCGGCGGCAGAAAGCGCCTGCTGCTGATGCCGGACGGCTCGCACCGCGTGATCCCGGCCGACGCCCCCGTCCCCGAAGGGGCCCGGGATCTCCTGCAGCCGCTGGACCCGGACGCTCCGGTCCAGGAGGCCCGCGAACGGGTGCTGCAGCAGCTGGCGAGCGGCCGCTACAGACTCTAG
- the sucC gene encoding ADP-forming succinate--CoA ligase subunit beta, with amino-acid sequence MDLYEHQGKELLRRFGLRTLRGVVADTPEEARRAAERLGGTVAVKAQVLTGGRGKAGGIKVARSPEEAEEAAQKILGMDIRGHTVRRLLVESGADIQREMYLSVMVDRENRRPLILFSTEGGVDIEEVAETKPEAIVRLHVDPLVGLLPYQVRELTFASGLSGETARDFGGAVQKLYEAFRGADASLVEINPLVVTGEGRIVALDAKVTVDDSSLYRHPDIAGWKDVEAADPQEHRAQEVGLQYVKLDGDVGILGNGAGLVMSTLDVVAQAGGSPANFCDVGGGADAEKIATALEIVVSNENVKSVFFNIFGGITRGDEVARGLLAAIQKTGIALPVVVRLDGTNAEEGLKLLAEGAPENVHTEETMLDAARRAVELARDGGH; translated from the coding sequence TTGGATCTCTACGAACACCAGGGCAAGGAACTGCTGAGACGTTTCGGCCTGCGCACGCTCCGGGGCGTGGTAGCCGACACGCCGGAGGAGGCCCGCCGAGCCGCCGAACGGCTCGGCGGTACGGTGGCCGTCAAGGCGCAGGTCCTCACCGGCGGGCGGGGCAAGGCCGGCGGGATAAAGGTAGCCAGGAGCCCGGAAGAAGCAGAGGAAGCGGCGCAAAAGATCCTCGGTATGGACATCCGGGGACACACCGTAAGGCGACTGCTCGTCGAGAGCGGGGCCGACATCCAGCGCGAGATGTACCTCTCGGTGATGGTGGACCGGGAGAACAGGCGCCCGCTGATCCTTTTCTCCACCGAGGGCGGGGTGGACATCGAGGAGGTAGCCGAGACGAAGCCCGAGGCCATCGTCCGGCTGCACGTGGACCCGCTGGTCGGGCTCCTTCCCTACCAGGTGCGCGAGCTCACCTTCGCCTCGGGGCTCTCGGGTGAGACGGCCAGGGACTTCGGCGGAGCCGTGCAGAAACTGTATGAGGCCTTCCGGGGCGCGGACGCGAGCCTCGTGGAGATAAACCCGCTCGTCGTCACCGGGGAGGGCCGAATCGTGGCGCTCGACGCCAAGGTCACCGTGGACGACTCCAGCCTCTACCGCCACCCGGACATCGCCGGATGGAAGGACGTGGAGGCCGCCGATCCGCAGGAGCACCGGGCGCAGGAGGTCGGCCTGCAGTACGTCAAGCTCGACGGTGATGTGGGCATCCTCGGCAACGGCGCCGGGCTCGTGATGAGCACGCTCGACGTCGTCGCGCAGGCCGGGGGCAGTCCTGCCAACTTCTGCGACGTCGGCGGCGGGGCGGACGCCGAGAAGATCGCCACCGCCCTCGAGATCGTAGTCTCCAACGAGAACGTAAAAAGCGTCTTCTTCAACATCTTCGGCGGGATCACCCGGGGCGACGAGGTGGCCCGCGGGCTGCTGGCGGCGATCCAGAAGACCGGCATAGCCCTCCCGGTAGTCGTGAGGCTGGACGGCACCAACGCCGAGGAGGGCCTGAAGCTGCTCGCCGAGGGGGCCCCGGAGAACGTCCACACCGAGGAGACCATGCTCGACGCCGCCCGCCGGGCCGTCGAGCTCGCGCGAGACGGAGGTCACTAG